The proteins below are encoded in one region of Streptomyces marianii:
- a CDS encoding ABC transporter permease — protein MPDVTKTAVSAEIETGAPVGAGDAPAPNKEKARSLWGDAWADLRRNPYFLVSSVLIFILLVITAFPTWFTGASPTAGDLVHHYLGKPELGKIGSDGWLGWDGQGRSVYARLIHGTRASVIVGICVTLIVTTVGGILGMIAGYFGGIVDALLSRLTDIFFGIPFLLGAMVVLQSFTERTIWVVVFALAFLGWTQIARVMRGAVITIKQADYVHAAKALGAGTTRILFRHILPNAMAPVIVVATIALGGYISAEATLSYLGLGLSSPIVSWGVDVSAGVQQIRTAQHILLFPSIMLSLTVLAFIMLGEAVRNALDPKLR, from the coding sequence ATGCCTGACGTGACCAAGACCGCAGTCTCGGCCGAGATCGAGACCGGCGCCCCCGTCGGCGCGGGCGACGCGCCCGCGCCGAACAAGGAGAAGGCGCGCAGCCTCTGGGGCGACGCCTGGGCGGATCTGCGCCGCAACCCGTACTTCTTGGTGTCGTCTGTCCTGATCTTCATCCTGCTGGTCATCACCGCCTTCCCGACCTGGTTCACGGGCGCCTCCCCGACGGCGGGCGACCTGGTGCACCATTACCTCGGCAAGCCGGAGCTCGGCAAGATCGGATCGGACGGCTGGCTGGGCTGGGACGGCCAGGGCCGGTCCGTGTACGCCCGACTGATCCACGGCACCCGTGCCTCGGTCATCGTCGGTATCTGCGTCACCCTGATCGTCACCACCGTCGGCGGCATCCTGGGCATGATCGCCGGATACTTCGGCGGCATCGTCGACGCGCTCCTGTCGCGGCTCACCGACATCTTCTTCGGCATTCCGTTCCTGCTCGGCGCCATGGTGGTCCTGCAGTCCTTCACGGAACGCACCATCTGGGTGGTCGTCTTCGCCCTGGCGTTCCTCGGCTGGACCCAGATCGCCCGCGTCATGCGCGGTGCCGTGATCACCATCAAGCAGGCCGACTACGTCCACGCGGCGAAGGCGCTCGGCGCCGGCACGACCCGGATCCTGTTCCGGCACATCCTGCCGAACGCCATGGCCCCGGTGATCGTGGTCGCGACCATCGCGCTCGGCGGTTACATCTCCGCCGAGGCGACCCTGTCGTACCTGGGTCTCGGGCTCTCGTCGCCCATCGTCTCCTGGGGTGTCGACGTTTCCGCCGGTGTCCAGCAGATCCGTACGGCGCAGCACATCCTGCTGTTCCCCTCGATCATGCTGAGCCTCACCGTTCTGGCGTTCATCATGCTCGGCGAAGCAGTCCGCAACGCCCTCGACCCGAAGCTGCGCTGA
- a CDS encoding peptide ABC transporter substrate-binding protein produces the protein MRGATHVTRAACAVAVALAAGACGGGAAPAGGPDGIVTSSWGDPQNPLEPANTNEVQGGKVLDMIFRGLKRYDPRTGEAEDMLAERIDTTDSVDFTVTVKSGWTFSNGEPVTAKSFVDAWNYGAHLRNNQRNAYFFGYIEGYDQVHPASGQPTAQTMSGLKVTGERTFTVKLTQKFSTWPETLGYAAFAPLPSSFFSDHDAWLARPVGNGPYAVDSYTRGSRMSLRRWDGYPGDDKARNGGVDLKVYTDSNTAYTDLTAGHLDLVDDVPASQLRNVEADLGDRYINTPAGIIQTIAFPYYDPDWNKPGQEKVRRGLSMAINRQQITDTIFQRTRTPAKDWTSPVLGPDGGYDASLCGGSCTYDPARARKLIAEGGGIPGGQVKITYNADTGSHKEWVDAVCNSINNALGNNRACVGNPVGTFADYRNQITRSRMSGPFRAGWQMDYPLIQNFLQPLYYTNASSNDGKWSNEEFDRLVDQANAETDPARAIETFKQAEGVVRDQMAAIPLWYQNGSAGYSERISNVSLNQFSVPVYEEITVG, from the coding sequence ATGCGCGGAGCCACTCACGTCACCCGGGCCGCCTGCGCGGTCGCCGTCGCCCTCGCGGCCGGTGCCTGCGGGGGCGGCGCAGCCCCCGCAGGCGGGCCGGACGGGATCGTGACGTCGTCCTGGGGAGACCCCCAGAACCCCCTGGAACCGGCGAACACCAACGAGGTCCAGGGCGGCAAGGTCCTCGACATGATCTTCCGGGGACTGAAGCGCTACGACCCGAGGACGGGCGAGGCGGAGGACATGCTCGCCGAGCGGATCGACACGACCGACTCCGTCGACTTCACCGTCACGGTCAAGAGCGGCTGGACCTTCTCCAACGGCGAGCCCGTGACCGCGAAGTCCTTCGTCGACGCCTGGAACTACGGCGCACATCTGAGGAACAACCAGCGCAACGCCTACTTCTTCGGTTACATCGAGGGCTACGACCAGGTCCATCCAGCCTCAGGGCAGCCCACCGCGCAGACCATGTCCGGGCTGAAGGTCACGGGCGAGCGGACGTTCACCGTCAAGCTCACCCAGAAGTTCTCCACCTGGCCCGAGACCCTCGGCTACGCCGCCTTCGCTCCGCTGCCGAGCAGCTTCTTCTCCGACCACGACGCCTGGCTGGCCCGCCCCGTCGGCAACGGCCCGTACGCCGTCGACAGCTACACCAGGGGCTCCCGGATGTCCCTGCGACGCTGGGACGGCTATCCGGGTGACGACAAGGCGCGCAACGGCGGCGTGGACCTGAAGGTCTACACCGACAGCAACACCGCCTACACCGACCTGACGGCGGGGCATCTCGACCTGGTCGACGACGTGCCGGCGTCCCAGCTCAGGAACGTCGAAGCCGACCTCGGCGACCGCTACATCAACACCCCGGCGGGCATCATCCAGACCATCGCCTTCCCGTACTACGACCCGGACTGGAACAAGCCGGGGCAGGAGAAGGTCCGCAGGGGCCTGTCGATGGCGATCAACCGGCAGCAGATCACCGACACGATCTTCCAGCGGACCCGCACCCCCGCCAAGGACTGGACCTCCCCGGTCCTCGGCCCCGACGGCGGCTACGACGCGTCGTTGTGCGGCGGCTCGTGCACCTACGACCCCGCCCGGGCGAGGAAGCTGATCGCCGAGGGCGGCGGCATCCCCGGCGGCCAGGTGAAGATCACGTACAACGCCGACACCGGCTCCCACAAGGAGTGGGTCGACGCCGTGTGCAACTCCATCAACAACGCGCTGGGCAACAACCGGGCCTGCGTCGGCAACCCCGTCGGCACCTTCGCCGACTACCGCAACCAGATCACGCGGTCGAGGATGAGCGGCCCCTTCCGGGCGGGCTGGCAGATGGACTACCCACTCATCCAGAACTTCCTCCAGCCGCTCTACTACACCAACGCCTCGTCCAACGACGGCAAATGGAGCAACGAGGAGTTCGACCGGCTGGTCGACCAGGCCAACGCGGAGACCGACCCCGCCAGGGCGATCGAGACCTTCAAGCAGGCGGAGGGCGTGGTGCGGGACCAGATGGCGGCCATCCCGCTCTGGTACCAGAACGGCAGTGCCGGCTACTCCGAGCGGATCTCCAACGTCTCCCTGAACCAGTTCAGCGTCCCCGTCTACGAAGAGATCACCGTCGGCTGA
- a CDS encoding tetratricopeptide repeat protein, translated as MPYAEAVAHEALGSVLGDTGRTGRAVASFEEALRLARQVENRTCQVDSLVGLANVHPREDRHDRAAARLEAAREVAQGTDVSLIGATLAAAEAERRLGRHARAREDTERALGLAAAGSPLDLPRLYHLGATVCLDTEDAAGAARYRRLALRLARRSGQAREHARVLITLGHARRELGGEYSARATWGRAHSAPAALGAPERHETAALLG; from the coding sequence TTGCCGTACGCCGAGGCGGTCGCGCACGAGGCCCTGGGCTCGGTGCTCGGCGACACCGGTCGTACGGGTCGGGCCGTCGCGTCGTTCGAGGAGGCGCTGCGCCTCGCCCGGCAGGTGGAGAACCGGACGTGCCAGGTGGACTCGCTCGTCGGCCTGGCCAACGTCCACCCGCGGGAGGACCGTCACGACCGCGCCGCGGCGCGACTCGAAGCCGCGCGCGAGGTCGCCCAGGGGACGGACGTCAGCCTCATCGGCGCGACCCTGGCCGCGGCCGAGGCCGAGCGGCGCCTCGGCAGACACGCACGGGCCCGGGAGGATACGGAGCGCGCTCTGGGCCTGGCGGCTGCGGGCAGCCCGCTCGACCTCCCCCGGCTGTACCACCTCGGGGCAACGGTCTGCCTGGACACGGAGGACGCGGCAGGCGCAGCGCGGTACCGCCGCCTGGCACTTCGCCTCGCAAGGAGGTCGGGCCAGGCACGCGAGCACGCCCGCGTCCTGATCACATTGGGGCACGCCCGCCGGGAGCTCGGCGGGGAGTATTCCGCCCGCGCCACCTGGGGGAGGGCGCACTCCGCCCCGGCCGCGCTCGGAGCGCCGGAACGGCACGAGACGGCCGCGCTGCTGGGCTGA
- a CDS encoding ABC transporter ATP-binding protein, translated as MAELSKNDGAVDATPNVTDVETVAATEAEAVAAVEAPVHRGEPILQVRNLVKHFPLTQGILFKKQVGAVKAVDGVSFDLYQGETLGIVGESGCGKSTIAKLLMSLESATAGEVFYKGQDITRLSGRALKAVRRNIQMVFQDPYTSLNPRMTVGDIIGEPFDIHPEVAPKGDRRRKVQELLDVVGLNPEYINRYPHQFSGGQRQRIGIARGLALNPEIIICDEPVSALDVSVQAQVINLMEKLQDEFNLSYVFIAHDLSIVRHISDRVGVMYLGRMAEIGTDVQIYDHPTHPYTQALLSAVPVPDPEVREGRERIILTGDVPSPANPPSGCRFRTRCWKAQEKCATEVPLLAVPERFVGRNTPAAHESACHFAEEKDVVHAG; from the coding sequence ATGGCTGAGCTCAGCAAGAACGACGGGGCCGTGGACGCGACGCCGAACGTGACCGACGTCGAGACGGTCGCCGCCACCGAGGCGGAGGCCGTGGCCGCCGTCGAGGCGCCGGTCCACCGCGGTGAGCCGATCCTTCAGGTGCGCAACCTGGTCAAGCACTTCCCGCTGACCCAGGGCATCCTCTTCAAGAAGCAGGTCGGCGCGGTCAAGGCCGTGGACGGGGTCTCCTTCGACCTCTACCAGGGCGAGACCCTGGGCATCGTGGGCGAGTCCGGCTGCGGCAAGTCCACGATCGCCAAGCTGCTGATGTCGCTGGAGTCGGCGACGGCCGGTGAGGTCTTCTACAAGGGCCAGGACATCACCCGCCTGTCCGGTCGGGCGTTGAAGGCCGTGCGCCGGAACATCCAGATGGTGTTCCAGGACCCGTACACCTCACTCAATCCGCGCATGACGGTCGGTGACATCATCGGCGAGCCCTTCGACATCCACCCCGAGGTCGCGCCCAAGGGCGACCGGCGCCGCAAGGTGCAGGAACTGCTGGACGTCGTCGGTCTGAACCCCGAGTACATCAACCGGTACCCGCACCAGTTCTCCGGCGGTCAGCGCCAGCGCATCGGCATCGCCCGCGGCCTCGCGCTGAACCCGGAGATCATCATCTGCGACGAGCCGGTGTCGGCGCTCGACGTCTCCGTGCAGGCACAGGTGATCAACCTGATGGAGAAGCTGCAGGACGAGTTCAACCTCTCCTACGTCTTCATCGCGCACGACCTGTCGATCGTCCGGCACATCTCCGACCGGGTCGGCGTGATGTACCTGGGCAGGATGGCCGAGATCGGTACGGACGTCCAGATCTACGACCACCCGACGCACCCCTACACCCAGGCTCTGCTGTCGGCGGTGCCGGTCCCGGACCCCGAGGTCCGTGAGGGCCGCGAGCGGATCATCCTCACCGGTGACGTCCCGTCCCCGGCGAACCCGCCGTCCGGCTGCCGCTTCCGGACCCGGTGCTGGAAGGCCCAGGAGAAGTGCGCCACCGAGGTTCCGCTGCTGGCGGTCCCGGAGCGCTTCGTCGGCCGGAACACCCCGGCCGCACACGAGTCGGCGTGCCATTTCGCCGAGGAGAAGGACGTCGTCCACGCGGGATAG
- a CDS encoding ABC transporter ATP-binding protein produces the protein MTIIDNTTTVPAPRDGDNNGPLLEVRDLHVEFHTRDGVAKAVNGVNYSVNAGETLAVLGESGSGKSVTAQAIMGILDMPPGKIPHGEILFRGEDMLKMSYEERRKIRGRKIAMIFQDALSSLNPVLTVGYQLGEMFRVHHGLSKKEAKVKAIELMDKVKIPAAAARVDDYPHQFSGGMRQRIMIAMALALEPDLIIADEPTTALDVTVQAQVMDLLAELQREYNMGLILITHDLGVVADVADKIAVMYAGRIVETAPVHELYKRPAHPYTRGLLDSIPRLDQKGQELYAIKGLPPNLLRVPAGCAFNPRCPKADDICRTDIPALHPVTEQDGTELPGRGSACHFWKETIHG, from the coding sequence GTGACCATCATCGACAACACCACGACGGTCCCCGCGCCGCGCGACGGCGACAACAACGGGCCGCTGCTCGAAGTCCGCGACCTGCACGTGGAGTTCCACACCCGGGACGGCGTGGCGAAGGCCGTCAACGGCGTCAACTACTCGGTGAACGCCGGTGAGACGCTGGCCGTGCTGGGTGAGTCCGGCTCCGGCAAGTCCGTCACCGCGCAGGCCATCATGGGCATCCTCGACATGCCGCCCGGGAAGATCCCGCACGGCGAGATCCTCTTCCGCGGCGAGGACATGCTCAAGATGTCCTACGAGGAGCGGCGGAAGATCCGCGGCCGGAAGATCGCGATGATCTTCCAGGACGCCCTCTCCTCGCTGAACCCGGTGCTGACCGTCGGCTACCAGCTCGGCGAGATGTTCCGCGTGCACCACGGCCTCTCCAAGAAGGAGGCCAAGGTCAAGGCCATCGAGCTGATGGACAAGGTCAAGATCCCGGCCGCCGCGGCCCGGGTCGACGACTACCCGCACCAGTTCTCGGGCGGTATGCGCCAGCGCATCATGATCGCCATGGCGCTGGCGCTGGAGCCGGACCTGATCATCGCGGACGAGCCGACCACCGCGCTCGACGTGACGGTCCAGGCCCAGGTGATGGACCTGCTCGCGGAGCTGCAGCGCGAGTACAACATGGGTCTGATCCTGATCACCCACGACCTCGGTGTCGTCGCCGACGTGGCGGACAAGATCGCCGTGATGTACGCGGGCCGGATCGTCGAGACCGCGCCGGTGCACGAGCTCTACAAGCGCCCGGCCCACCCGTACACCCGGGGTCTGCTCGACTCGATCCCGCGCCTGGACCAGAAGGGCCAGGAACTGTACGCGATCAAGGGCCTGCCGCCCAACCTGCTGCGGGTGCCGGCCGGTTGCGCCTTCAACCCGCGCTGTCCGAAGGCCGACGACATCTGCCGCACGGACATCCCGGCGCTGCACCCGGTGACCGAGCAGGACGGCACCGAGCTGCCCGGCCGCGGCAGCGCGTGCCACTTCTGGAAGGAGACGATCCATGGCTGA